The Tubulanus polymorphus chromosome 1, tnTubPoly1.2, whole genome shotgun sequence genome contains a region encoding:
- the LOC141900715 gene encoding rab-like protein 3, with product MAAIDRVRVLVVGDSGVGKTSLVHLICANAPIGNPSYTIGCSVEVKLHEYKAGTPEEKSYFIELWDIGGSAGHKNSRSIFYHPIHGIILVHDLANRKSQINLRKWLSELLSKDHKIPQDGNDYDPEQFVGNQIPILIIGTKLDLAQIVRDNGRTRASSIADECCSDEVFVDCNQVRHLSAGSSNAVKLSRFFDKVIERKFYSREGSMVSVDKGQHRVQHSKIDVDPTHTKTLITNDIEDLCKFERVLLVVDVVYELVMVKRACNSRVKNI from the exons ATGGCTGCCATTGATCGGGTTCGTGTACTAGTTGTTGGAGATTCTG GCGTTGGAAAAACATCTCTCGTGCATCTGATTTGTGCCAATGCACCTATCGGCAATCCGTCCTACACTATTGGCTGTTCTGTTGAAGTAAAG TTGCACGAATACAAAGCTGGCACCCCAGAggaaaaatcatatttcatcgaaCTATGGGATATAGGAGGGTCTGCTGGCCACAAAAATAGTAGATCAATCTTCTATCATCCGATACATG GTATAATTTTAGTCCACGATTTAGCGAATAGGAAATCACAAATAAATCTGCGGAAATGGCTTTCTGAATTACTCAGCAAAGATCATAAGATACCTCAAGATGG CAATGACTATGATCCAGAACAATTTGTTGGAAATCAGATTCCAATATTGATCATTGGCACGAAATTGGATTTGGCACAAATTGTTCGTGATAATGGGCGAACAAGGGCATCATCCATTGCAGACGAATGTTGCTCCGACGAAGTTTTTGTG gaTTGTAACCAAGTGCGCCATCTATCGGCTGGGTCGAGTAATGCTGTCAAATTATCAAGATTCTTCGACAAG gtCATAGAAAGAAAGTTCTATTCGAGAGAAGGAAGTATGGTGAGTGTTGATAA ggGCCAACATCGAGTACAACATTCCAAGATCGACGTAGACCCTACCCACACAAAAACTCTTATTACGAATGATATCGAGGATCTATGTAAATTTGAACGTGTGCTGCTTGTTGTGGATGTAGTGTATGAACTAGTCATGGTAAAGCGAGCGTGCAATAGCCGAGTCAAAAATATCTGA
- the LOC141900720 gene encoding uncharacterized protein LOC141900720 has product MTTAEKEEMLSNGHQISNEVTAQQQNSEAKLHIQISSAEFGNVNVLTKPRQGNWEGVSNFFRKSIIIGTIQLMCGISLVIIDSVYMSGDPKDRKNDTSIIYGETLFCFVTAIFTFVAGRFPRMALHVTCLVFSIIGAMGSAFAAMLLASTDVIREFGDAWNHAGRYEMNDEGMTIYQKTPIDEFEAIKNHHATLFVARCVFLSINCIACIVQAGFCCRLTCCRPKIQVEIVYNIPQKVNAEEKSLLT; this is encoded by the exons ATGACAACAGCggaaaaagaagaaatgttAAGTAACGGTCACCAGATTTCAAATGAAGTTACAGCCCAACAACAAAATTCGGAAGCTAAACTTCACATTCAGATTTCATCTGCAGAATTTGGCAATGTGAATGTATTAACGAAACCTCGCCAAG GGAATTGGGAAGGTGTGTCGAATTTCTTCCGCAAATCCATCATCATCGGTACAATACAACTGATGTGTGGTATTTCCTTGGTGATCATCGACAGCGTCTATATGTCAGGGGATCCAAAAGACAGAAAAAATGACACCAGCATCATTTACGGAGAAACGCTGTTTTGCTTCGTGACTGCCATTTTCACGTTTGTTGCCGGGCGATTTCCGCGCATGGCTCTACATGTCACATGTCTAGTCTTTTCCATAATCGGCGCTATGGGTTCGGCTTTCGCCGCGATGTTGCTCGCCTCTACCGATGTCATACGAGAATTCGGCGACGCGTGGAATCATGCAGGAAGATACGAGATGAACGATGAAGGCATGACGATATACCAGAAAACTCCCATAGACGAATTCGAAGCCATCAAAAACCATCACGCAACGCTTTTCGTCGCTCGTTGCGTGTTCTTAAGTATAAATTGCATCGCGTGTATTGTACAAGCCGGATTCTGTTGTCGATTAACATGCTGTCGCCCGAAAATTCAGGTTGAGATCGTGTACAACATACCTCAGAAAGTTAACGCTGAAGAAAAATCACTTTTAACCTAA
- the LOC141900706 gene encoding glutamate receptor 2-like, with product MILWFRVCKKRFIHNSVSLSMKMWLSVASIVLAIILVKPGSDAKRAADDFQADSPKRSVKITTILAEPFMMKRKDGAYEGYIADLIDRISKKANFNYEFQITANGRYGVIDSNTGLWNGMIGELINRKVDMAAADMTITSQRERIVDFSTPFLNTGIGILMKKPASARRSSFAVFQPFRAELWFAIVVAYVVMSIVLFLLARFGEWQQSLDGKEENRFSLAGSFWYLFGSPGNAGCNLVPNSISVRIISSTWWIFSFFVLGAYVAKLFPFLTPERLMTPSTSLTAEDLSKQTFIKYGTIYRGSTWEFFRNSRVEVYSRMYRFMESSRPSVYVNSTKEGIERVKRGYYAFLTEAHTITYHTRRDCSLMQAGGYLDSKGLGFAFPIGSPLRQNVSSAILMLAESGVLQMLYNRWFIEPARCETGQDSSDSSGFVIGAHGVHPLFGILLGGLGLAGIVAIFEMLCIARRKSKQNKVPFCDQVSSNMRQLVASCCSSTRIQQMAAFDNSDKLTEIS from the exons ATGATACTTTGGTTCAGAGTTTGCAAAAAACGGTTTATTCACAATAGTGTGAGTCTGAGCATGAAAATGTGGTTATCCGTTGCAAGCATAGTTCTAGCAATAATTCTAGTGAAACCTGGAAGCGATGCTAAAAGAGCTGCAG ACGATTTCCAAGCTGACTCACCAAAACGATCCGTCAAAATAACGACTATTTTG GCGGAACCGTTTATGATGAAGCGGAAAGACGGCGCTTACGAGGGCTACATCGCTGACTTGATCGATCGAATTTCCAAAAAAGCCAATTTCAATTACGAATTTCAGATTACGGCTAATGGAAGATACGGCGTGATTGATTCGAACACAGGGCTTTGGAATGGAATGATTGGGGAACTCATTAACCGG AAAGTGGATATGGCAGCTGCTGACATGACAATAACTTCACAAAGAGAACGCATTGTTGACTTCAGTACACCGTTCTTGAACACTGGAATTGGCATCCTGATGAAAAAACCCGCTTCAGCTCGGCGTTCCTCGTTTGCCGTGTTTCAACCATTCAGGGCAGAATTGTGGTTTGCCATTGTAGTGGCTTACGTAGTAATGAGTATCGTTCTCTTCCTTCTGGCGAGGTTCGGTGAATGGCAACAATCTTTGGACGGAAAAGAAGAGAACAGATTTTCCTTAGCGGGCAGTTTTTGGTATCTATTTGGATCCCCGGGAAATGCAG GTTGTAACCTGGTTCCGAATTCTATATCGGTGCGGATCATTAGTTCTACATGGTggattttctcatttttcgtTTTGGGAGCTTACGTGGCAAAACTATTTCCGTTTCTGACTCCAGAACGTTTAATGACGCCATCCACCTCACTCACCGCTGAAGACTTGTCAAAGCAGACTTTTATCAAATATGGCACAATATATCGTGGATCAACATGGGAGTTTTTCAGAAac TCCCGTGTTGAGGTATATTCGCGAATGTATAGATTCATGGAAAGCAGCCGACCATCGGTTTACGTGAACTCTACGAAAGAAGGCATCGAACGCGTAAAACGAGGCTACTACGCATTTTTGACCGAAGCACATACCATTACATACCACACGCGAAGGGATTGTTCATTAATGCAAGCTGGGGGTTATCTAGATTCCAAGGGCCTAGGATTCGCATTTCCAATAG GATCTCCGCTGAGACAAAATGTATCATCAGCAATATTGATGTTGGCGGAAAGTGGCGTCTTACAGATGTTGTACAATAGATGGTTTATCGAGCCCGCTAGATGTGAAACTGGTCAAGACAGTTCAGACTCCTCTGGATTTGTAATAGGAGCTCATGGTGTCCATCCCTTATTTGGTATTCTACTAGGCGGATTGGGCCTGGCGGGCATCGTTGCCATATTTGAAATGCTTTGCATAGCTCGTAGAAAGTCAAAACAAAACAAG gTGCCATTTTGCGACCAGGTCTCCTCGAATATGCGTCAGTTGGTGGCATCGTGCTGTTCATCGACACGAATACAACAGATGGCGGCATTTGACAATTCTGATAAACTGACAGAAATTTCATGA